The Methanobrevibacter sp. DNA window TGAAATCCATAACATACAATGCAGCTATTCTGGCATCATATTTGCTTGCCAAGTCAATGGCCAAATCCACTGCCTTGTCTCCACATTTGGAACCGTCACTGGCAACTAAAATATTCTTAAACATAATATCATCTTTTAAATATAAAAAATTTGATTAGAAGAAATTAAGATTAATAATTAAAAAATTTTAAATTTAAAATTTTTAAAAAAAAAATTAAATACTGATTACATCAAGTAATCAGCATGACAGAATCCTATGAAGTCATCAACCAACTTATCAACATCTTTGGTGTCATCCAAAAGAATGCCTTGGTCAATGAATATTGCCCTGTTACTCAATTCCCTTATGAAATCTGTATTGTGTGAGACCATTACAATGGTTGTTCCAAACTCTTTGCAGATTCTCTTAAGTGAGTTTGTAACTGTTCTCAAGGTCTTTGGATCCAAGTCTCCAAACGGTTCGTCAAGCAATAAGATATCAGGTTTGGATACAAGCACAAGTGCAAGCATTGCCCTTACCTTCTGACCGCCAGACAATTCATAGGACTTTCTTCCCAAGATGTCCAAAGGCAAGTCAAGTGCTTCAAATAGGTCTGCAACCTGTTCCTTGATTTCGCTTTCAGGGAATTTAGGGAACAGTTCATCAAGAATGCTTGGATCAAGTCCAACCTGTTCAAGACGGGCCTTAGCCTCCCTTTCTGGAAGGTCTGTCAATTGATACAATGCATCAAGGAGTTCATCAGGCAATCCTTCTGCCTTAGCTCTTTCCTTAGCTTCTTGAACCATATCAAATCTTTTAAATCCTAATTTGGCGGCCAATTGATTTTGGACAGTAGCCCAATATACCAAAGCGAATTCCTGATGCATGAATCCTAAGTTTCTTCTGACTTCCATCCTGTCAAGGCTTGCCTTTCTGATATTAACCCATGTGGTTCCATCATCCTTTTCAAGCTTGAACAATACATCCCCTTCATCAGGGACATCCATACCACCTAGCATACGAAGAAGTATTGTCTTACCTGCTCCACTTGGACCAACCAAGGATAGGACATCTCCCCTTTTCACTTCAAAGCTGATGTCCCTCATGTGCAAAACGTCTTTACCTTTAAGCAAATAGAACCTTTTATCCAAATCACATGCTTTAATGAGGGTTTCGTCTGTGGATTCAAGCTCAATGTCAACAGGGTCTTCGATGTCTTTAAGGAATTCGTCTATGATTTCGTCAACATCCCCTTCCTTGGCTATTTCACCATCCTCAAAAAGGATGACCCTATCTGCAAGGAACTTATGGATTTCAGGCAAGTGAGATACCAAGACAACAGTGATGCCCAATTCCTTATTGATCTTCTTGACCGCATCCAGGATTTCCTGCTTGGTTTTAGGACATGCCATAGTTGCAGGTTCGTCAAGAAGCATTACCTTAGGCTTCTTTGCAAGCTGTCTTGCCATGATGAGCCTTTGCTTCTCTCCACCGC harbors:
- a CDS encoding ATP-binding cassette domain-containing protein; translation: MISIKNLSKSYKLDNGEEVEALKNINLEVKEGEIVGILGTSGSGKTTLLRILRGVEKFDEGEVRVDRYTLKPDSSQFYFNQVKKETAIHLQRSFGIWPETALDNVVRKLYGAKYGDEAGTDFKLAHDQFDKEAYELLDLVGLKEKSGHLASVLSGGEKQRLIMARQLAKKPKVMLLDEPATMACPKTKQEILDAVKKINKELGITVVLVSHLPEIHKFLADRVILFEDGEIAKEGDVDEIIDEFLKDIEDPVDIELESTDETLIKACDLDKRFYLLKGKDVLHMRDISFEVKRGDVLSLVGPSGAGKTILLRMLGGMDVPDEGDVLFKLEKDDGTTWVNIRKASLDRMEVRRNLGFMHQEFALVYWATVQNQLAAKLGFKRFDMVQEAKERAKAEGLPDELLDALYQLTDLPEREAKARLEQVGLDPSILDELFPKFPESEIKEQVADLFEALDLPLDILGRKSYELSGGQKVRAMLALVLVSKPDILLLDEPFGDLDPKTLRTVTNSLKRICKEFGTTIVMVSHNTDFIRELSNRAIFIDQGILLDDTKDVDKLVDDFIGFCHADYLM